GGTGGTCCACCTGCCGGGACATCATCCCGTACGTCTTGCGCACCGCCGCCCGGTCGCCGTCCGCCATCTGTAGGATCGCCAGCCCGTTGCGGATCGGGGCCAGCGGGTTCCTGAGTTCGTGCGCGAGCATGGCCAGGAACTCGTCCTTCCGGCGGTCCGCGTCCCGCAGTTCTTCGGCCAGCCGGGCCTGCCCGGCGACGTACTCTCGCACCTGGTACTGTCGCCGCCGGTCGCGCAGCGCGGCCCTCACGGCGTTGAGGAACTCGGTCGCTTCCAGCGGCCGCTTGAGGAGGGTGACGTCGCCCAGTTCGATCAGGGCCTTGACCCGGGCCGCCGGGGTCGGCCCGGCGGCGGTGAGCACCAGCACCGGCAGGTTCGACCACGGCGGCTGGTCGCGGATCGCGGCCCGCAGCATGTCGGCGCCGTTCCCGATTGCGGCCTCCTCGGGGACGATCACCGCGCCGACCCCGTTGGGAACCTCGCGGCACAACTCGTCGAGCGAGGCGCAGGCGCGGCAGCGCAGGCCGGCGCCCGTGATCAGCGCCGCACCGGTGGCCGCGTCCCTCCGGGTGGGGCCGAGGAACAGAACCCGTTCGTCCGTCTCAGACATTCGCCGGCCCCATCAGCGTCTCCGACCCGCCGTCGTAGGTCGGGGTCCCGGTCAACACCCCGCGGAACGCCTTGAGTGGCTCGCCCACCCGGATCCCACCGTCGAGTTTCAGCTCGCGTATCGTCCGCTCGTGCGTGCCGCTCCGCTTCTTCACCACCGAGACCGCCTGCCGCACCTCACCGGCCGCCTCGAAGTACCGGAACAGGACCACGGTGTCGGCCAGGTAGGTCGTGTCGACCGGGGTCTGCATGCTCCCGATCATCCCGTGCTGGGCGAGGACGAGGAAGGTGACGACCCCCTTGTGCCCGAGGTAGGTGAGCAGCTCGTGCATCTGGACCGTGAGGAAGTCCTCCTCGGGCATGGCGTGCAGGTACCCGTTCAGACTGTCGATCACGATCACCTTGGCCGGCGCGTGCCCGTCCGCCCCGTCAACCGCGCGGCGCACGGTGGCAGCGAACTCGCCAGGGGACAACTCGGCCGGGTCCACTTGCTGGAGGGTGAGGGTCCTGTCCTTGATGTGGGGCGCCAGGTCCATGCCCAAGCCGGCCGCCCGGCGGAGCAGTACCTCGGCCCGCTCGTCGAACGCGAACAGGGCGGCCCGCTCGCCCTTCGCGGCCGCGGCCCGGGCGTAGTTGATGGCGACCGACGACTTGCCGGCCCCGGCCGGGCCGACCAGCAGGGCGCTGGTGCCGTAGTCGAACCCGCCGCCGAGCAGCCGGTCGAACTCGGGCACGCCCCCGGTGAGCAACCTCTGCTCGCGGCCCTCGACGTGCTCGGCGGCGACCAGCCGGGGGAACACGTCGAGCCCGCCGGTGGCAATGTTGAAGTCGTGGAACCCGCCGCGGAACTTCTGCCCGCGGAGC
This region of Gemmata massiliana genomic DNA includes:
- a CDS encoding ATPase domain-containing protein; this translates as MDDSPDSLPLSATGITGFDDILGGGLPPNRLYLIEGNPGSGKTTLALQYLFEGVRKKEPCLYVTLSETKAELAAVARSHGWSLAGIEIVELVASEAELEPDNQHTMFQPADVELGQTTKAVLAEVERVKPRRVVIDSLSELRLLAQSSLRYRRQILALKQFFIGRSCTVLLLDDNTSAASDLQLHSIAHGVVSLEHLSPQYGAERRRLRVTKLRGQKFRGGFHDFNIATGGLDVFPRLVAAEHVEGREQRLLTGGVPEFDRLLGGGFDYGTSALLVGPAGAGKSSVAINYARAAAAKGERAALFAFDERAEVLLRRAAGLGMDLAPHIKDRTLTLQQVDPAELSPGEFAATVRRAVDGADGHAPAKVIVIDSLNGYLHAMPEEDFLTVQMHELLTYLGHKGVVTFLVLAQHGMIGSMQTPVDTTYLADTVVLFRYFEAAGEVRQAVSVVKKRSGTHERTIRELKLDGGIRVGEPLKAFRGVLTGTPTYDGGSETLMGPANV